One stretch of Muribaculum intestinale DNA includes these proteins:
- the nhaA gene encoding Na+/H+ antiporter NhaA: MSSQHIDSTPKEFPAKVYYSAKRALTSHASGGNALIAATVLALIVANIPGINTLYADFWDQEIRLQVGTFNIFSHGGHPMSMLQFINDALMAIFFFTIGLEIKREVLVGELSSFKQALLPIVAAIGGMVVPVGLFWLMASGTDYTDGAAIPMATDIAFSLGILAMLGSRVPISLKIFLTTLAVVDDIGGIIVIAAFYSTHIEPWFIVGGICMLGLLFLGSVLSIQSKIFYIIVGIIVWYLFLNSGIHPTIAGVLVAFCVPSRPVFAPEKYIKQIRKAIAHFNADDDESLSRRSILDKDQMDWLKEIESASDKVISPLQDLEDSLHPVVSYLIVPLFAFANAGICFWGMSAGAFFSGISLAIIIGLVVGKFLGIFAFSWVTVKTGLAPMPARSDWKMIASIAMLAGIGFTVSLFIANLSFGGGSETGNTLLNNAKLGIVIGSLIAGAGGFLLLHHFLPTTAQDTGE, translated from the coding sequence ATGTCTTCACAACATATTGATTCAACTCCTAAAGAATTTCCGGCAAAAGTATATTACAGCGCCAAACGCGCGCTCACTTCCCATGCATCAGGCGGAAATGCACTGATAGCCGCTACCGTACTAGCCCTTATCGTAGCCAACATTCCGGGAATCAATACCCTGTATGCCGACTTCTGGGACCAGGAGATACGCCTGCAGGTAGGCACGTTCAACATCTTCAGCCATGGAGGTCACCCGATGTCGATGCTACAGTTTATCAACGACGCGCTGATGGCCATATTTTTCTTTACAATCGGTCTGGAGATAAAGCGCGAGGTACTGGTCGGAGAGTTGAGCTCTTTCAAGCAGGCTCTGCTACCGATTGTGGCGGCAATAGGCGGAATGGTGGTTCCGGTAGGATTATTCTGGCTTATGGCTTCAGGCACTGACTACACAGATGGAGCAGCCATACCGATGGCAACCGACATAGCCTTTTCGCTCGGCATACTTGCCATGCTCGGCTCGCGAGTGCCGATATCTCTGAAGATTTTTCTTACCACCCTTGCGGTAGTCGACGATATCGGCGGCATTATCGTTATCGCAGCGTTCTATTCCACCCACATAGAGCCGTGGTTCATAGTAGGAGGCATATGCATGCTCGGCCTGCTGTTTCTCGGCTCCGTGTTATCGATTCAGAGCAAGATATTCTACATAATCGTAGGCATAATAGTGTGGTATCTGTTCCTCAACTCAGGCATCCACCCCACAATTGCAGGTGTGCTCGTAGCGTTCTGTGTACCTTCGCGGCCGGTATTCGCTCCCGAGAAGTATATAAAACAGATACGCAAGGCCATAGCCCACTTCAATGCCGACGATGATGAGTCGCTGTCGCGTAGATCAATTCTCGACAAAGACCAGATGGACTGGCTCAAAGAGATTGAGTCGGCATCCGACAAAGTGATATCTCCGCTCCAGGACCTTGAGGACTCTCTACACCCTGTAGTAAGCTACCTGATTGTACCGCTGTTTGCATTCGCCAATGCAGGGATATGCTTCTGGGGCATGAGCGCCGGCGCATTCTTCAGCGGTATAAGCCTCGCTATCATAATCGGTCTGGTCGTAGGCAAATTCTTAGGCATCTTCGCGTTCTCATGGGTTACGGTAAAGACCGGGCTCGCCCCGATGCCCGCACGCTCCGACTGGAAGATGATTGCCTCCATAGCGATGCTCGCCGGCATTGGATTCACCGTCTCGCTTTTCATCGCCAACCTCTCGTTTGGAGGAGGCAGCGAGACCGGCAACACACTGCTCAACAACGCCAAACTCGGCATCGTCATTGGCTCTCTTATAGCCGGCGCAGGCGGATTCCTGCTGCTCCACCACTTCCTTCCCACCACAGCACAGGACACCGGTGAATAG
- a CDS encoding SGNH/GDSL hydrolase family protein, with protein MKKIMWLMLVALLSLLPSIADAKKQAEPVDSVRILFIGNSFTYHNKMPQMVDSIATSQKRAVSITTVVKGGQRLSGHLENPKLHELLKKGGWDFVIVQEQSTDPALPTAQVVEKVYPSAHTIDSLVMGGSPNAKVIFFMTWGHKYGYRVPMPEYPPMNSYEGMQHRLITSYLEMAYDNDALCAPVGLAWKRVREERPNIILYNNDCYHPSRIGSYLAANVIYTTMFPKRYQSKFRAGLSGSEAEYLQQVAQSTVLDNLTLLNFK; from the coding sequence ATGAAAAAAATCATGTGGCTAATGCTTGTAGCGCTCCTGTCGCTGCTTCCTTCTATTGCCGATGCCAAGAAACAGGCTGAGCCTGTCGATTCGGTGCGTATCCTTTTTATCGGAAACAGTTTTACTTATCACAATAAGATGCCTCAGATGGTCGACAGTATTGCAACCTCACAGAAGCGGGCTGTATCGATTACTACGGTAGTGAAAGGCGGACAGCGTCTGTCGGGACATCTGGAGAATCCGAAGTTGCACGAACTTCTTAAGAAAGGAGGCTGGGATTTTGTGATTGTCCAGGAGCAGAGCACTGATCCGGCACTTCCTACTGCTCAGGTTGTTGAGAAGGTATATCCCTCGGCCCATACGATTGACTCTCTTGTGATGGGCGGGTCGCCAAATGCCAAGGTGATTTTCTTTATGACATGGGGTCATAAGTACGGCTATCGGGTACCTATGCCCGAATATCCTCCTATGAACAGTTACGAGGGTATGCAGCATCGTCTTATTACATCATATCTTGAGATGGCCTATGACAATGATGCCCTTTGTGCACCGGTCGGTCTTGCGTGGAAACGTGTACGTGAGGAGCGCCCCAATATTATATTGTATAACAACGATTGCTACCATCCGTCGCGCATCGGTAGCTATCTGGCAGCTAATGTGATATATACCACGATGTTCCCCAAGAGATATCAGAGTAAATTCCGGGCGGGGCTGTCGGGTTCGGAGGCCGAGTATCTGCAACAGGTAGCACAGTCGACTGTGCTCGACAATCTTACGTTGCTCAACTTTAAGTAA
- a CDS encoding glycoside hydrolase family 3 C-terminal domain-containing protein, with amino-acid sequence MTPTTISRALAIALAMAATSLSATARHEVSPVMSASASASQTEVAKAFDNDNTTAWTVDATLLKKPQWIMATVANPGDVQSITLTQKGATADQLRKAIEIYVTYDPMNLGEPVDFTVATDRPTGNTILKFPAKYGAHVRLAIKPGVISRTWNIYEMAIAIEAGDSVADDSGIDRSYLDTSLPIDRRIEILLAQMTPEEKMELIREGWGIPGVKRLGIPDIKKVEAIHGYSYGTGATIFPQVLGMAASWNAPLLYKVTEAIGRESLDAGSIAAWSPVLDVATDPRWGRCEESFGEDPYLCSEMGKAWVNGYQSLGLITTSKHFGAHGAPLGGRDSHDVGFNEREMREIHLVPFRNVFRECRPQSVMMSYGDYMGVPVGKSKELLKGILRDEWGFDGFIVSDCGAIANMTSRKHYTALDKIEAANDALRAGIATNCGDTYNDKEVIRAATEGRLDMTALDDVCRDMLRVMFRTGLFENNPSRPLNWDKQFPSWQSPEHVALAREMARQSIVLLKNEDSLLPLSDDIRTIAVIGPGADNLQLGDYSGKQLPGQIKSVLDGIKASASPSTGIIYSKGCGFTTDDPAGLADAVATASKADVAVVVLGDYSGHPSIDGEKRPTSGENHDLASLRFQGMQQELLDAVCATGTPVVLVAQIGRPYDLSSASRQTKAIIVNWLPGQEGGLATADVLFGNYNPAGRLPMTFPQSAAQLPLNYNFKTSGRRYEYVDMDFYPLYRFGYGLSYTTFAYSNLRISTLPDGNVEVKADITNTGSRTGDEVAQLYITDMYASVKTRVMELKGFRRITIEPGQTHTVTFTLTPYDLSLLNVDMDRVVEPGDFKIMVGGMSPDFTAKDRIKDSLGYPEGRGVTGTLRYDIPAAARYEFTITDISHNLTDGSDIVTVNVTNSGNLTDTGQLTMYVDGTRTGDTRHYELNPGQSKAITFTVPSPEGIGSPWKSLNFISRHSSIFHNR; translated from the coding sequence ATGACACCTACGACAATCAGCAGAGCGCTTGCCATAGCGCTGGCGATGGCTGCGACATCACTCTCCGCAACCGCACGCCATGAAGTATCCCCGGTAATGTCGGCTTCAGCCTCAGCCTCCCAGACTGAAGTAGCCAAAGCATTCGACAACGACAACACTACGGCATGGACTGTCGATGCCACCCTATTAAAAAAGCCGCAGTGGATTATGGCCACTGTCGCCAACCCCGGCGACGTTCAGAGCATCACTCTCACTCAAAAAGGCGCTACTGCCGACCAGCTCAGAAAGGCCATTGAAATATATGTCACATACGACCCTATGAACCTCGGCGAACCTGTCGACTTCACTGTCGCCACCGACCGCCCGACAGGCAACACAATACTGAAATTTCCCGCTAAATACGGCGCCCATGTACGCCTGGCCATCAAGCCGGGAGTAATATCCAGGACATGGAATATCTACGAGATGGCAATCGCCATCGAAGCCGGCGACAGTGTTGCCGACGACTCCGGCATCGACCGCTCATATCTCGACACATCTCTCCCTATCGACCGACGCATAGAGATACTGCTCGCACAGATGACTCCCGAGGAAAAAATGGAACTCATACGCGAAGGCTGGGGCATACCGGGAGTAAAACGCCTTGGCATTCCCGATATAAAGAAAGTAGAAGCTATACACGGCTACAGCTATGGCACCGGAGCCACCATTTTTCCACAGGTGCTCGGCATGGCGGCATCATGGAATGCTCCATTATTATATAAGGTGACCGAGGCGATAGGCCGCGAAAGTCTCGACGCCGGCTCTATCGCAGCATGGTCGCCGGTGCTCGATGTCGCCACTGACCCTCGATGGGGACGATGCGAAGAGAGCTTCGGCGAAGACCCGTATCTATGCTCGGAGATGGGCAAGGCGTGGGTCAACGGATACCAGAGCCTTGGGCTCATAACTACGTCCAAGCACTTTGGCGCACATGGAGCGCCTTTGGGCGGACGCGACAGCCACGACGTAGGGTTCAACGAGCGAGAGATGCGCGAAATCCATCTTGTACCTTTCCGCAACGTATTCCGCGAATGCCGACCGCAGTCGGTCATGATGTCATATGGCGACTATATGGGTGTGCCTGTAGGCAAGAGCAAGGAGCTGCTCAAAGGCATACTCCGTGATGAATGGGGATTCGACGGATTCATCGTCAGCGACTGCGGCGCCATAGCCAACATGACATCGCGCAAACACTATACTGCACTCGACAAAATCGAGGCCGCCAACGACGCACTCCGCGCCGGAATAGCCACAAACTGCGGCGACACCTACAACGACAAGGAAGTAATCCGGGCTGCAACAGAGGGGCGCCTCGACATGACCGCCCTTGACGACGTGTGCCGCGACATGCTCCGCGTGATGTTCCGTACAGGCCTCTTCGAGAACAATCCAAGCCGTCCGCTCAACTGGGACAAGCAGTTCCCATCATGGCAGTCGCCCGAACACGTGGCGCTCGCCCGGGAGATGGCTCGCCAGTCGATTGTGCTGCTGAAAAACGAGGATTCGCTCCTCCCGCTGTCCGATGACATCCGTACAATCGCAGTTATAGGCCCGGGAGCCGACAATCTTCAGCTCGGCGACTATTCGGGCAAACAGTTGCCCGGACAGATAAAATCAGTACTCGACGGCATAAAAGCCTCGGCATCGCCATCCACCGGGATTATCTACTCAAAAGGATGTGGATTCACCACCGACGACCCTGCGGGACTCGCCGATGCCGTTGCAACCGCAAGCAAGGCCGATGTAGCCGTAGTAGTGCTCGGCGACTACTCGGGCCATCCATCTATTGATGGAGAAAAACGGCCTACCTCAGGCGAAAACCACGACCTCGCCTCTCTACGCTTCCAGGGCATGCAGCAGGAACTGCTCGATGCCGTATGCGCCACAGGCACTCCCGTAGTGCTGGTAGCACAAATCGGACGACCCTACGACCTGTCGTCGGCATCTCGCCAGACTAAAGCCATCATCGTCAACTGGCTCCCCGGTCAGGAAGGCGGCCTTGCGACTGCCGACGTGCTTTTCGGCAATTACAATCCCGCTGGCCGACTGCCGATGACATTCCCGCAGAGTGCCGCGCAACTCCCTCTCAACTACAACTTCAAGACCTCCGGCCGACGATATGAGTATGTCGACATGGACTTCTACCCGCTCTACCGGTTCGGCTACGGACTAAGCTACACCACGTTCGCCTACTCCAATCTGCGCATATCCACTTTGCCCGACGGCAATGTCGAGGTAAAAGCCGACATCACCAACACCGGCTCGCGCACAGGCGACGAAGTGGCACAGCTCTACATCACCGACATGTATGCCTCGGTAAAGACTCGCGTAATGGAACTCAAAGGTTTCCGGCGCATTACCATTGAGCCGGGACAGACCCATACCGTCACTTTCACCCTCACACCCTACGACCTCTCTTTACTCAATGTCGATATGGACCGAGTGGTCGAACCGGGCGATTTCAAGATTATGGTAGGAGGCATGAGTCCCGACTTCACGGCAAAAGACCGCATAAAGGACTCTCTCGGTTATCCTGAAGGTCGAGGAGTCACCGGAACTCTCCGATATGATATCCCTGCCGCCGCCCGATATGAGTTTACAATCACCGATATTAGCCATAATCTGACCGACGGCTCCGACATCGTCACTGTCAACGTAACCAACTCGGGCAATCTCACCGACACGGGACAGCTCACCATGTATGTCGACGGTACTCGCACCGGCGACACTCGCCACTACGAACTCAATCCGGGCCAGTCAAAAGCGATAACCTTCACAGTCCCCTCGCCGGAGGGCATCGGCAGTCCATGGAAATCGCTCAACTTCATCTCACGCCACTCAAGCATTTTCCACAACCGGTAA
- a CDS encoding SusC/RagA family TonB-linked outer membrane protein, which yields MLSAQGNAPATSGEATASAGATSVSGEVLDANGDPLTGVSVGIQGKGIVGITDIDGRFNVKASVGQTLEFTYIGFAKTAVKVTGQPLTVTMKEETQNLSEVVVTALGIKKEAKSLSYNVQKIDNDDITRIADANFVNNLAGKVAGVTINASASGVGGGTRVVMRGAKSISGNNNALYVVDGIPMLDMSRAATQPEGVYEGAAQTGDPLSAINPDDIENISVLSGPSAAALYGSAAANGVVMITTKKGEEGQTRVTISNNTTFQRVAVMPEFQTSFGPSETGSYLSWGPRLAQNSTFDPADFLQTGFNVTNSAALTTGTARNQTYLSIGTTNAEGVVHNNNYSRYNATVRNTTKMANDKLTMDLSFNLSQINEKNMTSQGLYYNPLVSLYLFPSGEDFSKMQAYQRWNPGRGLMDEYFPYSSTMALMNPYWITENIEMPNKKNRYTASAQFRYDFTDWLNVTARAKIDRANESRERKFDAGTNTQYASKYGFYSKEAITNQQVYGEFLASINKYLFDRNLNLMVNAGANFENTDYQNDYFGGQLKTVANLFTFANVDFAGRDLARQDGFHLKKRAVFGTMQLGYQSKVYLDLSARNDWSSTFKGTSTSSFFYPSVGISGIVTDILGMQSRILNFAKVRVSYSEVGNAPEVFIANPTYEIKDGAVTTVTRRPNNNLKPERTKAWEAGLNLAMFDSKFRLDATFYYSRTLNQFFERQLAPSTGYTSEIFNGGRVDNKGIELSARFSNTWGDLSWTTYLNYSINRNTVKDLASDYVDPITGEPAPLTEMIMASTSMYQTRVTKGGSIGDIYVNTLKTDEHGYIHVHPIDQTVTTQPDQWIKVGNASPKYNLGWGNDLHYKGINLGFLITARVGGIGISQTQAVLDYYGASKQTEDARLNGGVIVNGRPIPAQDFYQKVGSAGQSGGIGAWYVYSATNVRLGELTLGYDFPVQKWGGFVKGLNVSLIGKNLFFFYRKAPYDPELTASTGTYMQGIDNFMSPSLRTLGFSVKVQF from the coding sequence ATGCTGTCTGCTCAGGGCAATGCCCCTGCAACTTCGGGAGAAGCTACTGCCTCTGCCGGAGCAACTTCCGTGAGCGGAGAGGTTCTCGATGCCAATGGTGATCCTCTGACAGGCGTGTCAGTCGGTATCCAAGGCAAAGGGATTGTCGGCATTACCGACATCGACGGCCGCTTCAACGTAAAAGCCTCTGTAGGCCAGACCCTCGAATTTACTTACATCGGCTTCGCCAAGACTGCCGTGAAAGTAACAGGCCAGCCTCTCACCGTCACTATGAAAGAAGAGACTCAGAATCTTTCTGAAGTAGTAGTCACCGCTCTCGGCATCAAGAAAGAAGCGAAATCTCTTTCCTACAATGTTCAGAAAATCGACAATGACGACATCACCCGCATTGCCGACGCCAACTTCGTCAACAACCTTGCAGGCAAGGTGGCAGGCGTCACCATCAATGCCTCAGCCTCAGGTGTAGGCGGCGGCACACGCGTGGTAATGCGTGGCGCCAAGTCTATCTCCGGCAACAACAACGCCCTCTATGTTGTCGACGGTATCCCCATGCTCGACATGAGCCGCGCTGCCACTCAGCCCGAAGGCGTATACGAAGGTGCAGCCCAGACCGGCGACCCACTGTCGGCCATCAACCCCGACGATATAGAAAATATATCAGTGCTCTCAGGCCCGTCGGCCGCTGCGCTCTACGGTTCTGCCGCAGCCAACGGCGTTGTGATGATTACAACAAAAAAAGGTGAGGAAGGCCAGACACGTGTCACCATCTCCAACAACACCACATTCCAGCGTGTGGCCGTGATGCCCGAATTCCAGACATCATTCGGACCCTCCGAGACCGGAAGCTATCTCAGCTGGGGCCCAAGACTCGCTCAGAACAGCACATTTGACCCCGCCGACTTCTTACAGACCGGTTTCAACGTGACCAACTCGGCAGCCCTCACAACCGGCACCGCCCGCAACCAGACATATCTCTCCATCGGCACCACCAATGCCGAGGGCGTTGTCCACAACAACAACTACTCGCGCTACAACGCCACCGTGCGCAACACCACCAAGATGGCCAACGACAAGCTGACAATGGACCTCAGCTTCAACCTCAGCCAGATCAACGAGAAGAACATGACATCACAGGGCCTGTACTACAACCCACTCGTGTCGCTCTACCTCTTCCCTTCCGGCGAAGACTTCTCCAAGATGCAGGCATACCAGCGCTGGAATCCCGGTCGCGGACTTATGGACGAGTACTTCCCCTACTCTTCGACAATGGCTCTAATGAACCCCTACTGGATTACCGAAAACATCGAGATGCCCAACAAGAAGAACCGTTACACGGCTTCCGCTCAGTTCCGCTACGACTTCACCGACTGGCTCAATGTCACCGCACGCGCCAAAATCGACCGCGCCAACGAGTCGCGCGAACGTAAATTCGACGCCGGTACCAACACCCAGTACGCGTCTAAGTACGGTTTCTACTCCAAGGAGGCTATCACCAACCAGCAGGTATACGGCGAGTTCCTTGCATCTATCAACAAGTACCTCTTCGACCGCAACCTCAACCTTATGGTCAATGCCGGAGCCAACTTCGAGAACACCGACTACCAGAACGACTATTTCGGCGGACAGCTCAAGACCGTTGCCAACCTCTTCACATTCGCCAACGTCGACTTCGCCGGACGCGACCTCGCCCGTCAGGACGGATTCCATCTGAAAAAGCGCGCCGTATTCGGCACAATGCAGCTCGGATACCAGTCGAAAGTTTACCTCGACCTCTCAGCACGCAACGACTGGTCGTCGACATTCAAGGGCACATCGACAAGCTCGTTCTTCTACCCCTCGGTAGGTATCTCAGGTATTGTCACCGACATCCTCGGCATGCAGAGCCGCATACTCAACTTCGCCAAGGTACGTGTATCATACTCCGAAGTAGGTAATGCCCCTGAAGTATTCATCGCTAATCCCACGTATGAAATCAAGGACGGTGCAGTCACCACTGTCACACGCCGTCCCAACAACAACCTGAAGCCCGAACGCACAAAAGCATGGGAAGCAGGTCTTAACCTCGCGATGTTCGACAGCAAGTTCCGTCTCGACGCTACTTTCTACTACTCGCGTACTCTCAACCAGTTCTTCGAGCGTCAGCTCGCTCCCTCTACCGGCTACACATCCGAGATTTTCAACGGAGGCCGCGTCGACAACAAGGGTATCGAGCTTTCGGCACGCTTCTCCAACACATGGGGCGATCTCTCCTGGACCACCTACCTCAACTACTCGATTAACCGCAACACGGTAAAAGACCTCGCATCCGACTACGTTGACCCCATCACCGGCGAACCCGCACCCCTCACCGAGATGATTATGGCATCGACATCCATGTATCAGACTCGTGTTACCAAGGGCGGCTCTATCGGCGACATCTATGTCAACACTCTCAAGACCGACGAGCACGGCTACATCCACGTCCATCCCATTGACCAGACAGTTACAACACAGCCCGACCAGTGGATTAAAGTCGGCAACGCTTCTCCCAAGTACAATCTCGGCTGGGGCAACGACCTCCACTACAAAGGCATCAACCTCGGATTCCTCATCACTGCCCGCGTAGGCGGTATCGGCATCTCCCAGACACAGGCCGTACTCGACTACTACGGTGCTTCCAAGCAGACCGAGGATGCACGTCTCAACGGCGGCGTGATTGTCAACGGACGCCCCATCCCCGCACAGGACTTCTACCAGAAAGTCGGCTCGGCAGGACAGAGCGGCGGTATCGGCGCATGGTATGTATACTCAGCCACCAACGTACGCCTCGGCGAGCTCACCCTCGGCTACGACTTCCCCGTACAGAAGTGGGGCGGATTTGTAAAGGGCCTCAACGTGTCGCTCATCGGCAAGAACCTCTTCTTCTTCTACAGAAAGGCTCCCTACGACCCCGAGCTTACAGCCTCTACCGGCACCTACATGCAGGGTATCGACAACTTTATGAGCCCGAGCCTCCGCACACTCGGATTCTCGGTTAAAGTACAGTTTTAA
- a CDS encoding SusD/RagB family nutrient-binding outer membrane lipoprotein → MKYNKIFPVATLALSLLASSCIDMEDNINPNGVTEDMMKVDNLKTGAFIQQMQTRVILVALGGKLSSDYQISRNLSHDLFAGYAGSTLGAFQTHQQYVMNDQWINSTFNEAYTGIMMPWLEVSKLAKEQNNSEVLAIANIVKVAGMSPIADTFGPIPYVNYGSTTNYDSQEAVYNLFFTELGDAIDDLTAYYVGGGTEILPDYDLVYGGNTESWIRFANTLRMRLALRVVYANPDLAKAEVKKSMENTIGFIETKTQRAELRQELQQYENPLYVIDYEFNEGDTRVGASIVEIMKQLGDPRCSAYFTAVDGDYYGVPLGITGNLSDYQTKCSHFNITKYNTPVVWMPAAESFFLRAEAALRWPEFGDAQSFYEAGVKTAMEETGVSIGEYLSSTNTITGYSDPVSGYNYTFTTNGLTPAWDASANFEGKLERIATQKWISLFPNGAEGWAEVRRTGYPDLIDTKTNGSGNVVKSELGPRRLPFCLQERQNNTAGVALGVQALGGADNAGTRTWWDKNTRF, encoded by the coding sequence ATGAAATATAATAAAATATTTCCGGTTGCCACTCTCGCCCTGTCGCTGCTCGCTTCATCGTGTATCGATATGGAGGACAACATCAACCCCAACGGCGTGACCGAGGACATGATGAAGGTCGACAACCTGAAGACAGGAGCCTTCATCCAGCAGATGCAGACACGTGTCATCCTCGTGGCGCTCGGCGGCAAACTCAGCTCCGACTATCAGATTAGCCGCAATCTTTCCCACGACCTCTTTGCAGGATATGCCGGCTCGACACTCGGTGCGTTCCAGACCCACCAGCAGTATGTGATGAACGACCAGTGGATCAACTCCACATTCAACGAAGCATACACCGGCATAATGATGCCCTGGCTCGAGGTAAGCAAGCTCGCCAAGGAGCAGAACAACTCGGAGGTGCTCGCCATCGCCAATATCGTAAAGGTAGCCGGCATGTCGCCAATAGCCGACACATTTGGCCCGATTCCTTATGTAAACTACGGCAGCACTACCAACTACGACTCGCAGGAGGCTGTCTACAACCTCTTCTTCACCGAACTCGGCGACGCTATCGACGACCTCACGGCCTACTATGTGGGCGGAGGCACCGAGATACTTCCCGACTACGACCTCGTATACGGCGGCAACACCGAGAGCTGGATACGCTTTGCCAACACTCTGCGCATGCGTCTTGCACTCCGTGTCGTATACGCCAACCCCGATCTCGCCAAAGCCGAGGTTAAGAAATCGATGGAAAACACCATCGGATTCATCGAGACCAAGACACAGCGTGCCGAACTCCGCCAGGAACTTCAGCAGTATGAAAACCCGCTCTATGTAATCGACTACGAATTCAACGAAGGCGATACCCGCGTTGGCGCCTCAATCGTAGAGATTATGAAGCAGCTCGGCGACCCCCGTTGCTCGGCCTACTTCACCGCTGTCGACGGTGACTACTATGGAGTGCCCCTCGGCATCACCGGCAACCTGTCTGACTACCAGACCAAGTGCTCCCACTTCAACATCACCAAGTACAACACCCCCGTCGTATGGATGCCCGCAGCCGAAAGTTTCTTCCTGCGCGCAGAGGCCGCTCTCCGCTGGCCCGAGTTCGGCGACGCACAGTCGTTCTACGAAGCCGGTGTGAAAACAGCGATGGAGGAGACCGGTGTATCAATTGGCGAATACCTGTCGAGCACCAACACAATCACAGGATATTCCGACCCCGTGTCAGGCTACAACTACACCTTCACAACCAACGGACTGACTCCCGCATGGGATGCCTCAGCCAACTTCGAGGGAAAACTTGAGCGTATCGCCACACAGAAGTGGATATCACTCTTCCCCAACGGAGCCGAAGGATGGGCCGAAGTACGCCGCACCGGTTATCCCGACCTCATCGACACCAAGACCAACGGCTCAGGCAATGTTGTCAAGTCGGAACTCGGCCCCCGTCGTCTCCCCTTCTGCCTTCAGGAGCGTCAGAACAATACCGCAGGCGTAGCTCTCGGCGTGCAGGCTCTCGGTGGAGCGGACAATGCCGGCACACGCACATGGTGGGACAAAAACACCCGCTTCTGA
- a CDS encoding glycoside hydrolase family 18, translating to MNIKIYGLVAMMAGAAALTSCDTDVEHIDVQKPYTFDETYFKNIRDFKKTDHEVSFAYYAAWAPVEGAVGFKDPASLGERLIGLPDSIDIVNLWMAVPMPDTHPVAYKDMKYCQEKLGTRFVMHADASHYRHKFEVDGVEYDMAGDSNVSDDVMEAYARWIMKQVNDAGLNGVDIDYEGWDETNIFRLVKILGQYWGPMGENPDMLLIVDYFSAQPGSDCEPYCDYFVQQAYSDQTGGLRPSSRYPIEKQIFCEQFGKGFGPTGHNGMLLEYAKWEPGDGRRKGGCGVYYLDDNFLDVSGIPYNAFRQAIQIMNPAVPY from the coding sequence ATGAATATTAAGATATATGGTCTCGTAGCAATGATGGCCGGCGCAGCAGCCCTCACATCGTGCGACACCGATGTAGAGCACATCGACGTGCAGAAGCCCTACACCTTCGACGAAACCTACTTCAAGAATATCCGCGATTTCAAGAAGACCGACCATGAGGTCAGCTTCGCCTACTATGCGGCATGGGCTCCTGTAGAAGGCGCTGTCGGATTCAAGGACCCGGCATCGCTCGGCGAGCGTCTCATCGGACTCCCCGACTCAATCGATATCGTCAACCTCTGGATGGCCGTGCCGATGCCCGACACCCACCCCGTTGCATACAAGGACATGAAGTACTGCCAGGAGAAACTCGGCACACGCTTCGTGATGCATGCCGACGCGTCGCACTACCGCCACAAATTTGAGGTAGACGGCGTTGAATACGACATGGCAGGTGACTCAAACGTATCCGACGACGTAATGGAAGCATATGCACGCTGGATTATGAAGCAGGTCAACGACGCAGGCCTCAACGGCGTGGATATCGACTACGAGGGTTGGGATGAGACCAACATATTCCGCCTCGTGAAGATTCTCGGCCAGTACTGGGGACCGATGGGAGAGAATCCCGACATGCTCCTCATCGTCGACTACTTCTCGGCCCAGCCCGGATCAGACTGCGAACCCTACTGCGACTATTTCGTGCAGCAGGCCTATTCCGACCAGACAGGCGGACTCCGCCCCTCGTCCAGATACCCGATTGAAAAGCAGATTTTCTGCGAGCAGTTCGGTAAAGGATTCGGCCCCACAGGCCACAACGGCATGCTCCTTGAGTACGCCAAGTGGGAGCCGGGCGACGGTCGTCGCAAAGGCGGATGCGGTGTCTACTATCTCGACGACAATTTCCTCGATGTGTCAGGCATACCCTACAATGCATTCCGCCAGGCCATACAGATTATGAATCCAGCTGTTCCCTACTAA